A window of Schistocerca cancellata isolate TAMUIC-IGC-003103 chromosome 1, iqSchCanc2.1, whole genome shotgun sequence genomic DNA:
ccattcctagaccggcaagggaacttgctgttccaacaggacaatgcacgtccgcatgtatcccgtaccacccaacgtgctctagaaggtgtaagtcaactaccctggccagcaagatctccggatctgtcccccattgagcatgtttgggactggatgaagcgtcgtctcacgcggtctgcacgtccagcacgaacgctggtccaactgaggcgccaggtggaaatggcatggcaagccgttccacaggactacatccagcatctctacgatcgtctccatgggagaatagcagcctgcattgctgcgaaaggtggatatacactgtactagtgccgacattgtgcatgctctgttgcctgtgtctatgtgcctgtggttctgtcagtgtgatcatgtgatgtatctgaccccaggaatgtgtcaataaagtttccccttcctgggacaatgaattcacggtgttcttatttcaatttccaggagtgtatttctgtcctGAAACTGTGAAGGAACCCACATATTTTAACTAACTTGAAGCCGTAGGGCATATATCATGATTCCAAAGTGGCTTTCTGGCTTTCCAGCCAACCATAGATCTGGTTCATCTGCAATCTGCAGTGCACAATGCTTTTGCGCATTGCCAACATCTGATTGCTGTGTTCTTTGACCTAAAGAAGGCATATGATACCAGCTGGTGGCATCATATCCTATCTACATAGCATGAGTGGGTTTTTTAGAGCAGTTTACCcagttttatccagaatttcctatctCTCCAACTGTTTCAGGTCTGAGTAGATTCAACTCTCAACGATCAATATGTACAGGAAACTAGTCTCTCAGGGGTGGTTCTGGGTGTAAAGCTGTTCGCTATTGTCATAAATGCAGTGGGCCCCACAGTCACTCTGTCACTGTATTTAGATGATCTTTGTCTGTATTATGCCCCTGCACCACTGTGCACCACTGAGTGGCAACGTCAAGGGGCTGTATAGAGAGTACATGACTGGACCCTGAATCATGGCTATCAGTTGTCTCCTGCAGAATCTCAAGTTGTGCGTTTTTGCTGACTCTGGACTGTGCACCTGTACCCAGAAATTTATCTTGGTGACCAGTTACTTGAAATCATTGATACTTTTCAATTTTAGGTATTTTACTGGAGTACAAACTAACGTGGGTGCCACATGTCTACCAGCTCAAGGCAGCTAGCATGGAGAAGCtaaattttgttcattttcttaGTAACTCCTTGTGGGGCATGAACCACATAATTCTTCTGAGATTTTACAAAGTGCTGATCTTATTCTGCTTGGACTATGGATGTGTTGCCTACAGATCAGCACGACCATCCGTGCCGAGCTTGTTGGATCCTGTTCCCCACACTGACGTGCAGTTGGCAGTGGGGGCCTTCAATACGAGCCCTGTTGATAGCCTCCAGGCAGAAACCGGTATCTCACCTCTATGAGTTAGACGGCAGCAGCTTCTGACAAATTATGCAACCACAATCTGTCAAGTGCCTATTCACCCATTTCGCTCAGCTGCGTTCTACAACCAACAGTTCAGACTGTTTGCACATTCCcaaaatgagatttccactctgcagcagagtgtgccttgatatgaaacttcctggcagattaaaactgtgtgccggaccgagactcgaactcgggacctttgcctttcgcgggcaagtgctctaccaactgagctaccaaagcacgactcacgccccgtcctcacagctttacttctgccagtatctcgcctcctaccttccaaactttacagaagctctcttgcgaaccttgcagaactagcactcctgaaagaaaggatattgcagagacatggcttagccacagcctgggggatgtttccagaatgagatttccactctgcagcggagtgtgtgctgatatgaaacttcctggcagattaaaactgtgtgccggaccgagactcgaactcgggacctttacctttcgcgggcaagtgctctaccaactgaactatccaagcacgactcacgccccacacATTGTCCAAAACTGGATAGACCAACTTGGATCTGACTCAAAACTCCTTTAGTTTGTGTTCCTTGAACTCAGTcttgagcaccccccccccccccctcctgtggcCTGTACCCTGTCCTGTGAATAGGCTAGACCTCTTGTGAGACCAAGAAGGATGTGATCCTACCCTTCTCTGACACCTATTTTATTCAATCATCCATGGTTATTCTAATCTGGTATGCATCTACTCGGACAAATCGAAAGTCAGTGGCAGTATTGGTTATGCTTTTGCACAATCAAGGGGACACAAGAAGCAGTATTTGCTGAGTTTCTGTAGTGTATACACTGCAGAGTAGGTTGCCATATATCAGGCTATGCGTTACACTAAATCCCTGGCCGTGACGAACTTTCTGATCTGTAGTGATTCCATGAGTTGCTTAAAAGGCATATCCCAGTGATCTACCAAAAATCTTCTGGTCACCAACATTGAGGACCTACTGGTTGACCTCCACAGCTCAGGAAAGACAGTGACCTTCATTTGGGCACCAAGCCACATAGGCATTCCAGGAATGAACTAGCCGACTGTCTAGCTGAAGATACAACTGTAGGAGACTGGGCACTGGAATACTGGGCACCAATTTAAGATTACAACTTAGAAACAATATGTTGAGACTCTAGGAATTGGAATGGTGGGCTACTACGACACAAAACAAGTTGAGAGTGATTAAAGTACCCACTAAGATGTGGATATATCTTTCCTGGCCTTTCGTAAAGATGCCATTGTATTATGTCGTCTACACGTCGGCCACTTGATACTCATCCACGAATTCCTTGTGCGTCTGGAGGATCCTCTTCACTGCAGCTAAGGTAGTCTCCTGATGATAGCACGTGTTCTTGTTGAGTGTGCCCTGTGGGGTGATCGGTGGCACGCTCTCAGCTTACCTATCTCACTACCTCAGATGCTTGCAGATGATGAGACAGCCACTTCAAGAGTGTTGCATTTCCGAAGTGAGAGTGGATTTTGAATGAAACTGTAATACGCCTCCACTTTCAATATTAGTAGTGGTTGTGGGTGAGAGAGCCTCTCCCTGCGGCGCGTACCTCCTTATGTGAACGCAGATTACCTTATTCCGCCCTCAACCCATTGTACCTTTAGACTCTCTCCTCAAGATGCTGCCTGGGTTCTCTCTATCTTCTTTTACCTATTGTGTTATAACCACTATCAAGGCCATTTTCAAACTCTTTGACTTGCTTATATAGTTGGAGCAGCCAACTGCCCACTTTTTTCACTTTTCACTTTTCACTTTTACCTTTTCACATGTGAGACTGATGACCCAGCACTTTAGTCCGTTAAACACACCAGCATCAGCATCATCATTGAGATGTCGTCAGAATGATCATGCATGCCACAAAAGCAATAATTTCTCCCTTCTTTACTGGTACCATACTAGGATCTGATAACATAATTCTCCATACTTTTACATCATTAATACTGTTCCACCTAGACTACAAATGTAAAGGccagttaaatgaaaacgagatagatggaaGAAAGTAATGACTGtacctgttaatacatttatcccatgcaGAGACAACACAGTCaacaccttcatggaaaaatgtttgcagttgcctgtgGTACCATGATTTAAATTTGCACATCTTTGAGTCCAAAGCATAttgacgaccacgaatgtctttcttcagcgctctaaaaatatggaaatctcatgggGAGAAATTGTAACTGTAtgggggatgtgtaagggcttcccaatgaaactcaaaatgtagactggcccatatgttgctaaggttgtttcgagtacgttgGAGGAGTTTACCAGGGAAGCCCTTACAGATCCTCcctacagtcccaatctctccccatgtgattcctTTACCTTTGGAGCCCTGCAGGACtacattcgtggccatcgatttgctttggacaaagaggtgcatgcctgggtataatcatggttccataggcagctGCAAACATTTTTTGATAAAGTCACTGACTATCTTGTCTCAAAGTGAGATAAATATATTGAAAgttatgatgattacttttgaagtaacaaATAGTTTAATTATTATCCCTCCCTCCTATCTATCTCAGTCGATTTGATTGCCTGCTATACACAGGATTTGGATCTCTGTTAACTATGCTGTACCCTGTTCTCTACAGTGGTATGAGGCTAGGCTAGGGCCTGGAGTGTTTCCCATCACTTACATGAGCAGTATTCTGACAGAGGATCGTGTCTCACTACTAAACATGCAATGACAATTACTTGTAAACCATACAGTATGAGCCCATTATTAACTGCGCCAGAACTGCCACAGAGCTACTGCCCCCTCATTGCTACCTTCTCCTCCTAATACCACTACCTCCTCATGCTGCTCTGCCATTGCCCGTGCGCAATCCTgcacccccctctcttcccctccccttccctctgctTCTCGTACCACCCTGATCCCCAGTCTCACTACCACTCCCCCTTTTCATTCATATTTCCTTTGCCCTCATACATGTGGAGGAACTTGCTGCAGTTCATATCTTCTAGAAGAGCTGAGGAAGATGGTAGAAATGATGTTTACAATAGGTGCATATTGACTCTTTGTATGGTATTATGTTATTAAATTCTCTGTAACACTGTAGCATAGATTTTGTAtggtattctttttattatttccttaGATTTATCCTGATTCCCATGTAAATGAGGAAGTGGAACTTGGAGTCATAATTGGACGAaaaggaagaaatatttcagtagCTGATGCTATGTCTCATGTTGGTGGCTACTGTTTGGGACTGGACATGACTGAAATAAGTATTATTGTAAGTAATTTCTTGTAATAGTTGAATATTAATTAGCCTTTCCAAGCAAGTTTAAtttctgttcatcatcatcatcaacaacaacaacaccaacaacaaccaccaccacttcTCATCCACTTCTGAATAAAGGCTGCTGGACTTCTCCATGCATGTGTGTCCTTCCTGTCCCTTCAATTTTTATAATCTCATCTTCTCAACTGTAGTTTGATCATTGTCTTGATTTATTCTTACCTCTTGGGTTTCAGGAAAAATCTTTATTGGTTCATATACAATGAAACCTCTTTTTTACATATTTCAGTGAACTGACCCAAAAATAGTGTAAAGTGCAGGAAAGTGTAAAATGCAGGAAATCATAGCAAACAACgagcaaaaatgaataaattattcTTACTGTCATTCCCTTTTTATTGTtcaaaacatgaaattaaaacaatttaaattttgccCATTTAAAAGATGTGACATAATCAGTTGTTTTTGTTTAGTTCTGCTTGTCTCTCTGCAGTATACTAAGCATCAATCACGAAGGCAGTGGCAGAGTGCTGGCTCGCTCAAATGTGTGCACTGGTGTCCCTCTCCATTCTGATCGTGTCAAATAGTGCAAATAAGCATAATTCTGTTgtgaaaccacattaaaaagatattTGTGTTCTATTTGATGCTTATTACTGataatcattataaaattatgGTAAATAGAACTTGTAACACAGTATTGGTTAAAACAATAAAGTTGGCAGTCTTCATAAACAGAGAGCAATAGGCATGAAATGTACATTTTGTTGCTGAAAAGATCACTCAATTCAAGGACATCCAGGGTGAGAAAGAGGGTGGAAATTGTCATATTATGGAGCAGCTTGAGGAGCAATGCTTACATCTTACGACAGGTCATACCAACTTAAGACTGCATGCCTAGTGTGGATTAGCATATTTCACGTGGAAGTAACAGTGATTCGTGAAAggccatatacagatggcagtcttCAAAAGCAGAGTTTATTTGTGTAAATGACAGTGAAATTAAATTTAAGCTGTTGTTATACAATGCAATGAGCAGAAGGAAGGTTGCTACTAGAGTCACCGTCGTCAGATTGAGATTATCATTAAAGCATACTTTCCCACCTTTCCATACCTAGGAACCTATAATATAGGCAgctttagacttagagaaagcttttgacaatgttgactggaatactctctttcaaattctaaaggtggcagggttaaaatacagggagcgaaaggctatttacaatttgtacagaaaccagatggcagttataagagtcgagggacatgaaagggaagcagcggttgggaagggagtgagacagggttgtagcctctccccgatgttattcaatctgtatattgagcaagcagtaaaggaaacaaaagaaaaatttggggtaggcattaaaatccatggagaagaaataaaaactttgaggttcgcctatgacattgtaattctgtcagagacagcaaaggacgtggaagagcagttgaacggaatggacagtgtcttgaaaggaggatataagatgaacatcaacaaaagcaaaacgaggataatggaatgtagtcgaattaagtcgggtgatgctgagggaattagattacgaaatgagacacttaaagtagtaaaggagtttttctatttggggagcaaaataactgatgatggtcgaagtagagaggatataaaatgtagactggcaatagcaagaaaagtgtttctgaagaagagaaatttgttaacatcgagtatagatttaagtgtcaggaagtcgtttctgatagcatttgtatggagtgtagccatgtatggaattgaaacatggatgataaatagtttggacaagaagagaatagaagctttcgaaatgtggtgctacagaaggatgctgaagattagatgggtagatcacataactaatgaggaggtattgaatagaattggggagaagaggagtttgtggcacaacttgacaagaagaagggaccggttggtaggacatgttctgaggcatccagggatcacaaatttagcattggaggacagtgtggagggtaaaaatcatagagggagaccaagagatgaatacactaagcagattcagaaggacgtaggttgcactaagtactgggagatgaagaagcttgcacaggatagagtagcatgaagagctgcatcaaaccagtctcaggactgaagaccacaacaacaacaacaacaacccaacacACTGATAATAAAACTGTTTTCTGTGCTATTGCTGCATTACATGATCATTAACTTcgtgtataatctgcattttctgcTTTGTTCCAGGACTGTCTTTGAGCAGGAATACAATGCACTTTTTGCAGAAATCTGTATTAAAATCAGTGTTAAAGGTCATGATaacatcaaagaaaacttaaaatgcaGGAAATGTTGTAACACAGCATTGTTAATGATGTGAAAGGATTGTATTGAGAGAACAGGACTTCTGTTGGGACCAacaaaaatgaacataaaagtggGAAAACATAAAATGCAGGAATGTAAAAGGGGTTTTACTGTACGACACATTAATTTGACTTCATGCCCAATGTATATTCATTTCATTTTCGTGGATGTCATAATTATGTCTTCCACTCCATTTTGTTACCTGGTCtatgtatttctctctctctctgtttttcccAGTATGAGTATCTCCTGTGCTAGCTGAGTGAGCCTAATTTCTGAATGGCTCTCATTTTACAAGTGAGTCTCATTACCATCTATAGTCTGGCAAACCACTGTGTAGTCCTTGGCAGAGAGTACTATTTATGGAAGCATGTAGGGATAACCTGAAATGCCACTTGGACATAATTATGACATTGGTGTACTGCACCCAGTAAAAGAAAGGGCGATGGGGAAAGATGACACAAAGATTGGGTGGAAATGATGAAAAATTAAAGTATTAGCTTTTGCCAAAATAGAATTTTCAGAGGACAAAGAAGTTAGTCCCAAGAGGTAGATGTGGTGAAACTTTCTatagctttttttcttttatttcagccaACATTAATGATTCTAATTAATATTATTTTGCTATTTTTCCAGAATGAATGCCAATCAAAGGGCTTACCTTGGGCTTTGGGCAAAGGTTTTGACACTGCTTGTCCTGTGAGCAGATTCATAAGCTGTGATGAGATACAGGACCCAGGAAATCTACAATTATGGTTAAAAGTTAACGGGAAGACTTTCCAGGATTCCAATACTTCAGATATGCTTTTTTCAATCCCAGAGTTAATAAGTTACGTCTCCAAATTTATCACACTGGAAGAAGGTGATATGATCCTTACAGGATCTCCACCTGGCTTCGATCGTGTTCAGCCTGGAGATGTTATAGAAGCAGGCATTGGAAATATTCTGGCCATGAAGTTCCCTGTTAAAGCTAGAACATAAATGTTTATTATGTATGCTGCTTTAAATTGCAATGGAATTGTTaacttgaaattttgtgaaataaaGTAGGTGTCTGAAGTGTGTGTTCATTGTCATATGTACCTAGCTATTAAATCACCTGATAATTCCCTCCCCcaccccaaataaaaaaaaaacctcctaCATATCAGGGATCATTTACACATTTGCATGCCTCTGAGGCAGCCTTTTCACATCTAATGACAGTATAAGTTGTTGTCATCAGAATTTGGCTGGCAATGGGAATAGAGGAGGATGTGATATGTTTTGTGGATTAGTGATCTTGGGTAGGCTATGTTTCCACATTGTGCTTTACACTTGTCCTTCCCTTTCACCACTACCATCACCTCTGCCAcaaacacagggtgtatacgacgcgggagatccgggaaaaacccgggatttttttttttccaggagaaaatctcttttttagaaatccaggaatttttcattgctcaagttttcagttaaattttcgtgacattgactggtaagaaccaatactctaacaaaggatattagtgctgacacaagcgtctgccaacagcaaaatgtgtcaatggCATTAGAATGACTATGTAATGCTTCATAACAGCAAGttgcctccaatgagtgtgacATTACAACTGCTTATagtagattcgtttgagcagttgagagcgagcacatgcgcagttgagttacgtgagagtagtaccttctcccgcttctggctacagaagtgtggcaacaAGCAGCCAGAGTCCAAGcggaaaaaattttactggcgcaccTAAGCTGTCAGATTCAGGCATGCGCAACAGGCCTGGATGGATATAGGGGGCTGGGAGCAAACCGGTGTATCTGGCCCGTCCGCCAATTTCTGGGGTGGGGGAACCTTGTTCCAAAAAGCGCCTAGCATCtcgcgcacgttggtctatcgattattcgtatgagTTTGAAACGCATTCTTGTTGGATAAcagataagaaagattacatattatcctctcggtgtattcaagaaaatgaaattttggcagatttttttttttgccacatcgGTACActggtaagggccagttgtacagtccccagctagcacaGCCGctgaagttctattctgggagtagtgcggaaaacgtgttgtatcaACACGTAATAATGCGTAACCGGAGAATGAACGCGAGATAACTAAAATGATTATTGTGGCAGGTTTAGTCAAGTTAGCCGGAGAATAAGTTTTAACcccggcaggaatagttacagaattaatgttgacaagattgtttgttagaaccagGAAGGAGAAGAAAGGGAGGCattacacaaattatggaagaatacgacagttccaaatttatataaacatttcgtactactacttttcgatctcatgcttcagaagctagagcgtatgaatgaaatgtgaaactatttcctaacatgaaaCTTTTTGCTTGCAGTAGGCGTAatgggcatttgatattggtacttcattatTATATTCTggcgtgttataaaaatgaccatttgtgccaaaacagtgttgtttatttggtgtgtgttaaaatTCCTGCAATATTAGTCAGGCctgttatctagcagacagtgacaaaatacatgtaatcagaTCAAAAaagcacaccagtcttgggtattattcatATTAAtacctttttcagtattagacaaccatatttggttttttcatgtagcaaaatgtttgacgagcTTTGATGATGAGCTAATAGTATCTTGCccaaaaggaaagcacaccatgtaaagctgtactaAGGTTAGTGAGAAAAGCAATGCAAGGACTTAAGGAttcaagaaatgtgtactgtcttgcttgtctgttgtcttcactggttttatgtatcctatatttaattttatgtctcacAAAACCATTACAAAATGTTACACGGTTGAGTTCCACAGAACGAAATACAGTGACCTGCGAtaaaagaatgctgtgtgaagaggcgtggtactacactttggcacatttaagaccaaatGATATGTATTACATTTCCtgaaacacatatgttttatgtatcagacccttcagaaagatgtgcgctacaaaatggacatatttttgaaaactcgatttttaaaatttttggcgcCCTACCTCAAATGCTCGAGGGAGGAGGGGTGCCACTCTCTAGTATTGCCCCGGTTAGGGGCAGCTCATCG
This region includes:
- the LOC126092037 gene encoding acylpyruvase FAHD1, mitochondrial → MSYTTEQLKNFTKIGKKIIGAGLNYKELVKLSKQPAPTTPIIFLKPTSAYITEGSSIEIYPDSHVNEEVELGVIIGRKGRNISVADAMSHVGGYCLGLDMTEISIINECQSKGLPWALGKGFDTACPVSRFISCDEIQDPGNLQLWLKVNGKTFQDSNTSDMLFSIPELISYVSKFITLEEGDMILTGSPPGFDRVQPGDVIEAGIGNILAMKFPVKART